The Geothrix sp. DNA segment CGCCCAGGGCGTCCTCGGTGGAGGGCTCGCTCACCTCCACCACCTGGAAGCGGCGGGAGAGGGCCCGATCCCGGTCCAGGGAGCCCTTCAGGTCCTGGAAGGTGGTGGCGCCGATGCAGCGCAGTTCCCCGGAGGCCAGCGCCGGCTTCAGCAGGTTGGCTGCGTCCATGGCGCCGCCGCTGGTGGCGCCCGCGCCCACCAGGGTGTGCATCTCGTCCACGAAGAGGATGGCTCCGGCCTGCTCCGCCAGCGCCTTGAGCACGGCCTTGAGCCGCTCCTCGAAGTCGCCCCGGTAGCGGCTGCCCGCCAGCAGGGCCCCCAGGTCCAGGGCGTAGATGCGGGCCGCCTTCAGGGGTTCGGGCACGGCACCCTCGTGGATGCGCCGAGCCAGGCCCTCCACGATGGCGGTCTTGCCCACCCCGGGCTCGCCCACCAGCAGCGGGTTGTTCTTGCGGCGCCGGCACAGCACCTGGGCCATGCGGGTGATCTCCGCGTCCCGGCCCACCAGGGGATCCAGCCGCCCCGCGGCCGCCCGGGCCACCAGGTCCGTGGCGTAGGCCTCCAGGGGGTTCTCGGCCACGGTGGCCTCGTCCTCCTCCCCGGCAGCCTGCTTCTTCGCCGGGGCCCTGGGCACGCCCTTGTCCGCGGCGGGACCGTGGCTCAGCACCTTCAGCAGGGCCAGGCGTTTCACGCCGTGGCGCTCCAGCAGCTGGCGGGCATGGCTGGACTCCTCCTCGAGGAAGGGCGGCAGCAATTCGCCGCCCCGGAGGTCCTGGCGGCCCGAGCTGAAGGCATGGACGAGGGCCCGCTCCACCACGCGGACGAAGCCGAGGGTGCTGTGGGGCTGGAAGGCCTCGCCTTCCGGAACCGGTTCGAAGAACTGGCCCAGGACGGCTTCCAGATCGGCGCGCAGGCGATCGAGGTTCACGCCGCAGCCCTTCAGGGCCCGGGCGGCATGGGCGTCGTCCAGCAGCGCCAGCAGCAGGTGCTCCAGAGCCACGTCCTCGTGGCGCCGGGCCTTGGCCAGCTCGAAGGCCCGCTGGAAGCCCTGGTTGAGCTCGGGGCTGATCTGTGGCGACTCAGGCATCGTTCTCCTCCACCGTCAGCAGCAGAGGAAAGCCGTCCCGTTCCGCCAGCTGGCGGCCCCGCTCGGCGCGGGTCTCTGCCACGTCCCGGGTGTAGATGCCGGCCACGCCCACGCCGGCCTTGTGCACCGCCAGCATGATCACCGTGGCTTCGGGCTCCGGTTTCCGGAAGACCGTCTTCAACAGCCAGACCACGAATTCCTGGGTGGTGTAGTCGTCGTTGTGGAGCAGGACCTTCCACATCCCCGGCTCCCGCAGCTGCGTGCGCTTGCGGGTGAGGACCTGGCCCTCCTCCTTCACCT contains these protein-coding regions:
- a CDS encoding ATP-dependent Clp protease adaptor ClpS; translated protein: MARKVKEEGQVLTRKRTQLREPGMWKVLLHNDDYTTQEFVVWLLKTVFRKPEPEATVIMLAVHKAGVGVAGIYTRDVAETRAERGRQLAERDGFPLLLTVEENDA